In the Hordeum vulgare subsp. vulgare chromosome 7H, MorexV3_pseudomolecules_assembly, whole genome shotgun sequence genome, one interval contains:
- the LOC123409211 gene encoding probable xyloglucan endotransglucosylase/hydrolase protein 32, which produces MASLSLLPAMALLLLAMAVASSDAQPSPGYYPSSRFRPVAFNRGYSNKWGPQHQTVSGDHSAITIWLDRTCGSGFKSKHAYRNGYFATRIKLPAGYTAGTNTAFYLSNNEAHPGFHDEVDMEFLGTIPGEPYTLQTNVYVRGSGDGRIIGREMRFHLWFDPTAGFHNYAILWNPDAITFFVDDVPIRRYERKTELTFPDRPMWAYGSIWDASDWATDHGRHRADYRYQPFVARFDRFVVAGCGPGAPPSCRPVRASPVGTGLTRQQYAAMRWAQQRHMVYYYCQDFRRDRSLTPEC; this is translated from the exons ATGGCCAGCCTCTCCTTGCTCCCGGCCATGGCGCTGCTGCTCCTGGCAATGGCGGTTGCCTCCTCCGACGCGCAGCCTTCTCCCGGCTACTACCCGAGCTCGAGGTTCAGGCCTGTGGCGTTCAACCGCGGGTACAGTAACAAGTGGGGCCCGCAGCACCAGACGGTCTCTGGCGACCATTCGGCCATCACCATCTGGCTCGACAGGACCTGCG GGAGTGGGTTCAAGTCGAAGCATGCGTACAGGAACGGCTACTTCGCCACCCGCATCAAGCTCCCCGCCGGCTACACCGCCGGCACCAACACCGCTTTCTAC CTGTCCAACAACGAGGCGCACCCTGGGTTCCACGACGAGGTGGACATGGAGTTCCTGGGCACCATCCCCGGCGAGCCCTACACGCTGCAGACGAACGTGTACGTCCGGGGCAGCGGCGACGGGCGGATCATCGGGCGGGAGATGCGGTTCCACCTGTGGTTCGACCCCACCGCCGGCTTCCACAACTACGCCATCCTGTGGAACCCGGACGCCATCACCTTCTTCGTGGACGACGTGCCCATCCGGCGGTACGAGCGCAAGACGGAGCTCACCTTCCCGGACCGCCCGATGTGGGCGTACGGCTCCATCTGGGACGCCTCCGACTGGGCCACCGACCACGGCAGGCACCGGGCCGACTACCGCTACCAGCCCTTCGTGGCCCGCTTCGACCGCTTCGTGGTCGCCGGGTGCGGGCCCGGCGCCCCGCCCTCGTGCCGCCCGGTCCGGGCGTCCCCCGTCGGCACGGGGCTCACGCGGCAGCAGTACGCGGCGATGCGGTGGGCGCAGCAGCGCCACATGGTCTACTACTACTGCCAGGACTTCCGGCGGGACCGCTCGCTCACGCCCGAGTGCTGA